The following DNA comes from Methanosarcina vacuolata Z-761.
ACCTTTCCTGTCAAGAACGGAAACTGCGAACCAGTACAGTAAAAAAATACTCAGTGCAATGCTTGTGCCATTCAAGGGAATTCTCCGAGTTATTGAACTGAACAAATTATAATTAAGCTTAACCGTTCATGAATTAAACGTAAAGTTCGCGAATTAAGCCAAATCAGTTGTTAATTAAATTTAATCAGCTATGAAGTAAGTTAAATTGGTATGTAATCTAGTATAAATTTTAATATTTATTTTAGTATATGGTTTAGTATATATTTTAGTATAAATTTTAGTACATATTTTAATATGAAATTTATATTAAAATTTGGCATGAAATTTAATATAAAACTAATATAAATCATAATATATATTTTGATATGCTTTTTAATATAAAATTTATAGTAATTTTAATATAAACTTTATTTTAAAGCTAATATAAATTTTAATATATATTTTGATATGTTTTTTAATATAAAACTTATATTAAATTTTAATATAAACTTTAATATAAATCTGATATAATTTTTAATATCCATTTTGGTATAAATTTTGAATTAAACTGTATATAAGAATTAAACTGTATATACAAAACTGTTGAGAAAAATATATTTATAAATTTTTTTATTGTTGCTATGTATATATAAACGTTAACATCGTTATTATATAACTCTGCGTATAATGTTCTGCGCCAATTAATTCATTGTGTTAAGTTCTACTGCTCAATATGATATAAAAATATTATATTATGCCTTACTATTTTGAATCAATATATATTCCGTTCCTTTTCAAAAATACTCTTATCTGGAAAAGGATACATAGCAATACATACTAATTATATAAAAATATATATGAAAGTTTATATAATAGCCAATGCCGAGACATTTTATAGCCAATGCCCGGGAGTTCGAATGCCAGGTAGATAGACACTATTTACAGATGGAATAATGTGCTTTAAATTAAATATCTTGTTCACTAAATCAGGTTTCTGTGGAGATCAGGTTTCTGTGGAGATCAGGTTTCCGTGAGGTGTCTGCTTATGCTTGGAATTGTGTATATTACCGCAGGAAACATGAAGAATGCGTCACAGATTGCAAGAGAACTGGTTTCAAAGAGGCTTGCAGCCTGTGTGAATATGTTTCCGGTATCTTCGGTTTACCGATGGAAGGAAGAGATTGAAGAAGACAATGAGATTGCCATGTTTGTAAAAACTGATTCTTCACGCTTTGAAGAAATCACAAAGCTTGTAAAGTCGCTACATACATACGAGATGCCTGCAATAGAATTCTGGGGAATTGAAGGAGAAAAGGAGTATCTTGACTGGGTTCATGTTAACAGTTCAGGCGAAGAAACCAAAAAATAAGGCAAGACTTAAAGTTTGAAGGCTGAAGGCCTGAAATCGAAAAACCTAGTTAATAACGGCAATAACTCCCGAATTTAAATTTTTACAGAACTGGTTTACTTATAGAATTAGTTTAATTTTCAAGAGATTCTACTTACAGGATTTTGCAGAATAGTTTGTTTACAGGATTAGGTTTATATGTTAGTTCTATCGTTACCTTATTGGATTCCGTAAATGCGGGAGTAACCAAGCGGTCAACGGTGGCAGACTCAAGATCTGTTCGTGCAGACGTTCAGGGGTTCGAATCCCTTCTCCCGCACTAAAATTATTAAGTTTTTCCTATCTTTTTTAGATTATTGTTTTCGCTCAAATTCTCTAATTCTATCTAATTCTATTACATTTCTTTTAAGTTGCGGCAAGCAACTCAGTCAAGGTACTGTATTCAAAGTACAATATAGAGGACTAAATAATATCAAAGGTAAACAAACCAACATGCAAGAGTTGCCCAGCCAGGTCAAACGCGCCAGGTTCAGAGCCTGGTCTCGTAGGAGTTCGTGCGTTCGAATCACACCTCTCGCACTAAATTTTTAATTAACTCTTATTTTCACTTAAATTATCTAATTCTATTTCATACGTCTTTGAGTAAGTGGGTTCTGGTGCAAAAATACTATTTCCGCAGTTTGATACTATAATTTCTACCTTTAGGTACCATTTTCCCAGGTGATGATATTTGATTAACTTTCCTAATTGCGAAGGATTACACTGATTTTTCAAGGAAGCCAGATTTTTTGCAACGGAACCTATCTCTTTGGGTAAAAGTAAAGAGACTCGTACGCTTACATTTTCAGTAAGTGACACCACGACCGAGAAGTAAAACAAAAAAATAAGATGAAGATATTGAATCTTCATCTTATTTTTTTGTTTATTTTCTTATTACTTTCCTTACTTTCTTTTATGCAAAAATACAGCAAGCAAGCTAACCACACCGTAAATAGTTTCAAATCCAGGTGTTTTCATACTTCCATTCCTAGAAGTTTTTGGGCTTTGCGTCTGCTCTACAGTTTTTTCTCCTATAAAATTTCCCAAGGCCTGAGGAGAGCCTCCTACAGGCACTGTGGCTGTAACAGAGTCGGTTGAGGTGTCAATTACAGATACAGTGTTGCTGACAGAGTTCACCACATATACTTTTGTCCCTGCAGGATTGACTGCAACTCCGTAAGGATAGCTTCCTACAGGCACAGTGGCTGTAACAGAATTGGTTGAGGTGTCGATTACAGAGACAGTATTGTTGCCATCATTTGACACATATTCCTTTGACACATATACCTTTCTTCCATCTGGAGTGATCGCAATTCCGTAAAGATAGCTTCCTACATTTACAGTAGCTGTAACTTTATTGGTTGCAGTGTCAATTACAGAAACAGTGCCGTTTCCAGTAGCCATGTCATTGCTCTCCACATATACCTTTGTTCCCATCCGGTTGACTACAACTCCATAAGGAGAGCTACTTACATTCACAGTAGCTGAAACAGTATTGCTTGCTGCGTCAATTACAGAAACATTGTTGCTGTTTATATTTGTCACATATACTTTTGTTCCTGCCGAGTTGACTGCAACTCCGAAGGGAGAGCTTCCTGCAGGCACAGTGGCTGTAACAGTGTTTGTAGCTGTATCAATTACAGATACGCTGTCACTGCCAGAGTTCGTTACATATACCTTTGTTCCTGCCGAGTTGACTGCAACTCCATAAGGAGAGCTCCCTACAGGCACAGTAGCTGAAACAGTGTTTGTAGCTGTATCAATTACAGATACGCTATCACTGCCAGAGTTTGTTACATATGCCTTTGTTCCCGCAGAATTGACTGCGACCCCCCAAGGTGAGGGACCGACATCCACCGTGGCTATAACAGTGTTTGTAGTTGTGTCAATTACGGAGACATTGTTGTCCCAAGAGTTCGTAATATACGCATATGGTCCCATGGATGAAGAATTCTTAACATCTATTTCGTTTGTCTTTGAATCTGTACCGTTCGCATTGCTTACTGTCAAGTTAACTTTATAGGTTCCTGCTTTGGAGTAAACATGCGTTGGATTCTGATGTGTTGAATTAGCTCCATCTCCAAAATTCCATTCCCATACAGTAGGTGTACCTTTGGTTTTGTCAGTAAAGGTGACATTCAGAGGCGCCTTTCCAAAGAGAGGGGATACAGAGAAAGCAGCAACTGGAGGAAGTTTGACAGGGAAATGGCAGATGAAATCATTTTCAGAGGAAGCATCAAATGGGAGTTTTGAACTAAGATTATACATGTAGAGATAGGGGATTCCATTGCGATAATTCATCCAGGCTATCCTATCATCATAGATGGCAGGACTATCTGCTGATACACTGAAAACGAGTGGAGTTTCGATGGAAGTAGAAAGGTTGTACATGTAGAGACAGGAGGGACCACGAGAATCAATCCATACTATCCGGTCTCCGTAAATAACAGGGGGGTTTGCGGATCCGCTGTTGGTTATTTGAGTTTTATTGGAGGTGGAAATATTGTACATATATATATCGAAGCTTCCATTGTAAATATCCCAGTGCTCCCACACTATTATGTCTCCGTATATAGCAGGGTTAATTTCAGATCCATCTGTGGTGATTTTAGTTTCCATATGAGTGGAGATATTGTACATATAGAGGTTGAGATCTAAGTTTCCATTGCGATTATCCACCCAAACTATCCTGTCACCAGAGATAGCAGGATTCCCTTGAGTTGAGTTACTAGTGGTTATCTGGGTTTCAGTGGAAGTGAAGATATTATACATATAGACATTGGAGCCATTTCCATTACGACTATCTGCCCACACTATCCTATCACCAGAGATTGAAGGGTTACCTTTAGTTGAGTTATTGGTAGTTATCTGGGTTTTAGCGGAAGTGGAGATATTATACATGTAGATATCGGAGTTTCCATTGCGATTATCCGCCCACACTATCCTATCACCATAGATTACAGGATTGGTTGCTGATCTGTGGTTAGTGACCTGAGTTTCGTTGTGAGTGGAGAGATCGTACATGTAGATATCGGAGTTTCCATTGCGATTATCTGTCCACACTATCCTATCACCATAGATAGCAGCAATCGATCCTGTGGTAATATCTACTGATTCTTCATTGGCAGAATTCTCCTCTGATACTTCGGTAATAGAATTCTCCTTTGATGCTATAGTATTATCCACTAATCGGTTGGTGATCATCGAAGTTTCAGTTATTGTGGGCGAAGCGCTTTGTGCAGAAGCCATCGATGCTGCAGATGAAATGAGAATTAAAAATAAAGGAAGTGCTATTAAAGCTAAAACAACTTGGTCTGATCTTTCCTTCTTTCTCATTATATTTTCAGCCTTTACTTTATATCATTTACAAAAGATATAAGATTAATACTAAAATTTATACACAATTCTTAAAGTTTTTGTTTTTAATCTAAAATTTATAAGAATAGTAGGATTTTTTATGGATAATATAATCCTATTTGCCTTATTTTTTACTAAACTCCCAATTGACCAATAGGAATCTAGACTTGTCATAACTTGTTTTACCCATCAGTCATTCTTCTGTAGTTAAAAAATGTTAATAGTTCTAATTAATACTATTTATCAAAATATACATACGATTAAAGTGAATGGTGTTTAATTCAAGTCTTACTGAGCACGTAGTAGCAAAAAAACCATAAAGTAAGTCAGTTCATTCTAAGACCACAAGATAAGTTTTCTTTTGTTGGAAGAATAATTTCCTCGTCTTAATATCTATTGTAGGGGTTCTTATGAGACAACTCTAACTTATTGTAAAAATACTGTTCTAACTAATAGTAAAAATACTATTTAGAAGATCTTACTGAAAAAATCAGCACGTAAGCAGGAAATTTTTTACCAAGGTTAAAAAGCTAATTCAAAACATTTATTTTTACTAACTGTTATAATATAAACTGTATAATATCATTCAAAAGAAAAATCGTGATTTAAGATAGTGAAACTTACCCCCCTTAATGTGAAAATTCGTAAAAAGAGCAAAAGTTAAAAATAAACGAGAATAACTGAGTACACGGCAAGAAATCACAAAACCACTAGCTGAGAAAGCATAGGATAGACAGTGTATCGACAGTGTATCCCTGAAAAATATGAGAATCATTTCCATGTGCTTGCTCTTTCCATGCATTCCAACCTCATGATTTAGAGGAATAACAATGATCACAGGTGAACTGAAAAACAAAATAGACCGCATATGGGACACTTTCTGGTCCGGCGGCATAGCAAACCCCCTTGAGGTTATCGAACAAATTACCTACCTGCTATTTTTACGGAGGCTGGACGACCTCCAGACGCTTGAAGAAAACAAATCAGTCCGCCTTAAACGCCCTATGGAACGCCGTATTTTTCCTGAAGGCCAGGACGATAAGGGCCGATCTTACGAAGACCTGCGCTGGTCCCATTTCAAAAACTTTACTCCGGCAGAGATGTTTACAATAGTCAGCGAACACGTCTTCCCCTTCCTGCGAAACCTGGGCGGAGACGACTCAACCTATGCCAAACACATGGAAGGCGCCCGCTTCACCATTCCCACGCCTGCCCTGCTTTCAAGAGTGGTGGACCTTCTTGACGACGTGCCGATGGAAGACCGTGATACCAAAGGCGACCTATACGAGTATATGCTCGGCAAGATCGCATCTGCTGGCCAGAACGGACAGTTCAGGACCCCGCGCCATATTATCCGCCTGATGGTTGAGCTTACTTCGCCGCAGCCGACAGACATCATATGCGACCCCGCGTGCGGGACAGCCGGATTTCTGGTATGCGCTGGCGAACACCTGCGGGAACACTACCCGAATATCTTGCACGACGAAAAGCTGAAACAGCACTTCCACCAGGATATGTTCCATGGATTCGATTTCGATAACACCATGCTCCGCATAGGCAGCATGAATATGCTCCTGCACGGCGTGGAAAACCCGGACATCCGCTACCGCGACTCTCTTGCCCAGGACTATTCCAGCGACGAAGAAGCTTATACTCTTGTCCTTGCAAATCCTCCTTTTGCCGGCTCGCTGGACTATGAGAGCACTTCTAAGGAACTCCTGAAGGTCGTCAAGACCAAAAAGACCGAACTGCTTTTCGTTGCCCTTTTTATGCGCCTTTTGAAGCCAGGCGGGCGGGCGGCTGTTATCGTTCCTGACGGCGTGCTTTTCGGCTCAAGCAAAGCCCATAAGGAGCTTCGCCGCATGCTTGTCGAGGAGCAGAAGCTTGACGCGGTTGTTTCACTTCCGGGCGGCGTTTTCAAGCCATATGCCGGTGTTTCTACTGCTATCCTCCTTTTCACGAAAACAAATTCAGGAGGCACAGACCATGTCTGGTTCTACGATATGCAGGCCGACGGCTGGAGCCTTGACGATAAACGGAGCCCGCTTTTGAGCGAGGACAAACTGGGCCCTGTTCCTTCAACCGGGCTTAACGAGGACGAGCACGCCAAAAATAACCTTCCTGACGTCTTTGCCCGCTGGCAGGAGCGCAATAAGAGTGAACTTAAACGCGCCAGGACCGAGCAGAGTTTCTGCGTGCCAAAAGCCGACATTGAAGCCCAGGGGTACGACCTTTCCCTCAACCGCTACAAGGAAGTTGTGTATGAAGAAGTGGAATACAGAGCCCCGAAAGAGATACTCGAAAGCCTCGCAAAGCTGGAAGTTGAGATTCAGCAGAGGATGAAAGAACTGGAAGGGATGTTAGGATGAGTGCCACCCTTCATATGGAAAAGCTTTGCAATGTTGCTGAACTGAACCCAAAATTCAAGGAAAAACTGAAAAGCGACTCAAGTGTTTCTTTTGTGCCAATGGCAGCAGTTCTAGCCGAGATGAGCACAGTAACCGGCGAAGAAAAACAATATTGTGAAGTAAGTAAGGGCTACACATCCTTTGTTGATGGCGATGTGCTGGTTGCAAAAATCACTCCCTGTTTCGAGAACGGAAAAATTACTCAGGCGAAACTAAAAAATAGAGTGGGATTCGGTTCAACAGAGTTTCACGTAGTTCGTCCTGTTGAAGGAAAATTAGATGCACGTTATTTACTTCACTTCTTAAGACAGGAACGTATCCGACTAGAGGGTGAAAGAAAGATGACTGGCAGTGCAGGACAACGCCGTGTACCTGCGAATTTTCTTGGTAGTTTGGAAATCCCTCTTCTCCCCTTACCAGAGCAAAAGAGAATTGCAGATATTCTGGATCGTGCGGAGGCTCTTCGAGCTAAACGTCGAGTAACTCTCGACCAGCTTGATGAACTTGTTCAATCTATTTTTATTGAGATGTTTGGAGATCCTCGCTCTCCAACTAAAAGAAAAAATGAAAAAATTAGAGTGAGAGATGTAATCGACATCATTGTCCCAACTAGAGATAAACCAAAAAGTTTTACAGGAAATATTCCATGGATCACTCTTCCTGATCTTGCAAATTCCATTTACATCGAAGATTCAAAATATAAACTCTCGAAAGAAGAAGCAAGACCTACAAAAACTCGTTTGTTCCCGAAAGAGACTGTCATTCTTAGCTGTGCCGGAAGCTTGGGAAAGGTTGCAATATCTACGAATGAAGTTTATACTAATCAACAATTTTATGGTTTGGTATGTGATAAAAAAAGAATAATTCCTGAATTCTTAGCGTATTATCTTTTACTTCTTGGTGAAGATTATTATCGAGGTATTAGTGGAACCTCAATTCTAGCTTTCTTCAAAAAGGAGTCTGCGCTAAATATCGAGATCATGCTTCCTGAGATCTCCAATCAAATACATTTTTCACAAACCGTTAAACAAATAGAAAAAATTAAGCAATCTCAGCAGCAATCTCTTCTCGAACTCAATAACCTCTTTGATTCACTAGCGCATGAAGCCTTCACTGGAAAACTTTTTTCACATCAATTATTTGAGCAAGAAATAGAGAATGGAGTAAAGATATGACCAATTTTGCCTTTCTCGAAGCCGAATGGCCTTCTTTGTATGAGGCAGCCGAAAAAGCCTCAAATGCGGTTTATCCTGACCCTCGCACTGCCTGTTTTTACGCTCGCAGGGCTCTGGAACTGGCTGTGCAGTGGATATACAAGTACGATTATTCACTGCTCCTGCCGTATCAGGAAAATTTGAGTGCTCTCATTCATGAGCCTACATTCAAAAAAGTTGCGGGAGAGGCAATCTTCAACAAAGCACGGGTCATTATCCAGCTTGGAAACGAGGCTGTGCACAGCAACAGTTCCATTCAGGCATATGATTCAGTGACAGCCGTGAGTGAACTTTTCCACATAACCTACTGGCTGGCACGCACCTATGCCCGAAAAGAAAAGCCTGAGCCCGGGCTGAGCTTCAACCCTGACGACCTGCCGAAAACAACAGTCCCGAAGCAGACAATAGAGCAGCTTCAAAACCTGGAAAACAGCCTCCGGGAAAAAGACGAAAAACTCTCTCTACTTCTGGCCGACAAATCCGCAATGGACGAAGAACTAAAACGCCTGCGTGCCGAGGTTGCAAAGGCAAAAGAAGCTTCAGCCCTACAGCCGGACACACACGACTATTCCGAAGCTGAGACCCGAAAAAGCCTGATTGACCTCCTGCTTAAAGAGGCAGGCTGGGCCCTTGACAAAGCTCAGGACAGGGAATTTGAAGTCTCAGGCATGCCAAACGAAAGCGGGGTCGGTTTTGTAGACTACGTGCTCTGGGGCGACGACGGAAAGCCCCTTGCCCTCGTTGAAGCAAAGCGCACTACCAGAGACCCGCAGGTCGGCCAGCAGCAGGCAAAACTCTACGCCGACTGCCTGGAAAAACAATTCGGGCAAAGGCCTGTGATCTTCTATTCAAACGGGTACGAAAACTGGATCTGGGACGATTCCAGTTATCCTCCGAGGCAGGTGCAGGGTTTCTACAAAAAATCCGAACTCGAACTCCTTATCCAGCGGAGAAGCAGCCGCAGGTCTCTTTCTGGAGCCAGAATTAACTCAAAAATTGCAGACCGCTACTATCAGAGCCGGGCCATCCGCCGCATAGGAGAATCCATTGAACAGGACAACGACAGAAAAGCCCTGGTAGTAATGGCAACAGGCGCTGGCAAGACCCGTACAGTCATTGCACTCTGCGATCTTCTCATGCGCTGCAACTGGGTTAAACGCGTGCTTTTCCTGGCCGACAGGGTAGCTCTGGTCAACCAGGCAGTAAACTCCTTCAAGCGGCACCTCCCTGACTCCGCACCTGTGAACCTTGTAACGGAAAAGGACACCGACGGGAGAGTGTTCGTTTCAACCTACCCGACAATGATGAAGCAGATCGAAGAAATGAACAACGGACAGCGCCGCTTTGGGTCCGGGCATTTCGACCTTGTAATTATCGATGAAGCGCACCGTTCTGTTTTCAAGAAGTACAGGGCGATTTTCGACTACTTTGACTCTTTCCTTGTTGGCCTTACAGCAACGCCCAAAAATGAAATCGAACGAAATACCTACAGCCTCTTTGACCTTGAACCCGGCGTTCCCACAGACGCCTACCAGCTCGAAGAAGCTGTAAAAGACGGTTTCCTTGTCCCTCCAAAAGCAGTTTCAGTTCCCCTGAAGTTCCAGCGCCAGGGGATCAATTATGACGACCTCTCAGACGAGGACAAGGAACAGTGGGAATCTCTTGACTGGGGAGACGAGGAAGGCGAAATTCCTGGCCGTGTAGAAGCCGATGCCGTCAACAAATGGCTGTTTAACAAAGACACCGTAGACAAAGTGCTGGCTCACCTGATGGAACGGGGCCTGAAAGTCGCTGGCGGTGACCGCCTGGGCAAGACAATCCTCTTTGCAAAAAACCAGGCTCACGCTGAGTATATTGCCGAGCGGTTCAATGCCAGTTATCCGCATTTCAAAGGCGAGTTTGCCCGTGTTATAACTTTCAAGACCGAATACGCCCAGAGCCTGATAGACAACTTCTCTATCAAAGAAAAAGCCCCTCACATTGCCATCTCAGTGGACATGCTTGACACAGGGATCGATGTGCCTGAGGTCGTAAATCTTGTTTTCTTCAAACTGGTGCGTTCCAGGACAAAGTTCTGGCAGATGTTAGGACGCGGTACCCGTCTCTGTCCCGACCTTTTCGAACCCGGAACAGACAAACAGTTCTTTTATCTTTTTGATTACTGCCAGAACCTGGAGTTTTTCAGCCAGAACCCGGAAACCACAGACGGTTCACTGGGAGATTCTCTTGGCACGCGCCTGTTCAAGTCACGTCTTGAATTGCTCTCAGTGCTTGACCGAAAACTTGAATCTGACAGCGATTGCGAAGCCGGTGCCGAGACCTCGGAAATATACGGTGAACCGAAAACGGAAGCCGAAGTCCGCTTTTCGGTTGCCGGAATGCTGCACAGCGAAATTGCCTCAATGAACCTGGACAACTTCGTAGTGCGTCCAAGGAGGAGGCTGGTCGAAAAATACTCAAAACCCGAAGCCTGGATAAAATTATCCAGCGAAGACCTCTCCGAGCTTTCCCATGAAATCGCAGTTCTTCCCTCAGAATTACAACCGGAAGCCGAGGAAGCAAAACGTTTTGATCTCCTGGTCCTGAACCTGCAACTGGCTTTACTGCGTGCCGAGCCTGCCTTTGAGCGCCTGACCAATCAGGTAAGAAATATCGCAGGTCTCCTTGAAGAAAAATCAGCCATTCCAATGGTACGTGACCAGATGGCTCTAATTCTTGATGTGCAGACCGATGAATGGTGGGAGAATGTGACAACTCCCATGCTGGAATCTCTTAGACGGCGCCTCCGAAACCTGGTTAAACTCGTAGAAAAACACCACAAAAAGCCGATTTACACTGACTTCAAAGACGAAATTGGCAGCGAAACCGACGTGGAATTACCGGGCTTTGCCGAAGCCGGAGATTTTGAAAAGTTTCGCGCAAAGACCCGTGCCTTCCTCCTGGAACATCAGGACAATAATGTAATCCACAAGCTCCGGATGAATATCCCACTGGCTGCACCCGATCTTGACGAACTGGAACGGATACTCTCTGAAAGCGGGCTGGGAGGGCCGGAAGAAATTGTCCGTGCCAGAGAGGTGTCAAACGGCCTCGGCCTCTTCGTGCGTTCACTCATAGGGCTTGATAGGGAAGCTGCAAAACAGTCGCTGGCCACATTCCTTACAGGTAAGACCCTGACTGCAAACCAGATAGAGTTCATAAACCTGATAATTAATCATCTTACCGAACACGGAGCAATGGACGCTGCATTACTTTACGAGTCGCCATTTACCGACCTTACGCCACAGGGCCCAGATGGGCTTTTCACCTCAACTCAAATTGATGAATTGATAGCTACATTGGAACAGATCACGGCAACAGCATTAGTGCCCCCATGCTCGCAACAAATTACGGCTTGAAAATCTTTTGAGATGCTTTGGATAAGTAAGACTTTCAAACAATGGCAGGGAATTTATTCAATGCCCATTTTGAATGAACGGAAAAGGGTTAAACATAAATCACACAATTAACATTATTTAAAAAAGAGTTTTCGGAGTGAGTCGACCAAATTTTGTAACTAGCCGACTGAGTTTACTGCCGATTCAATTTAGTAGTTGGTTTTTAGTAAATGTTACGTATTAAGCCCGGAAGCAAGAGCTTTTTACAGGCTTCTTAAGGCTTCGCGGTGTCAATCAAATCCAGGATTCTCAGAGCAAGATGTGCGCCGTTTGCTCCATTATCGATCCCTACGCTTCCGACAGGCACTCCTGGGGGCATCTGGGCAATGGAGAGCAGGGCATCGAGTCCGCCAAGTTTCGCGCTTACCGGGACTCCTACTACAGGTCTTTTTGTCCTGGAAGCTACAACCCCGGGAAGGGCTGCGGACAAACCTGCAATCGTAATAAAGACCTTTGCATCAGTGCTTGAGACATAATTTTCAAGTTCTTCAGGGTTCCTGTGAGCAGAGATAACCATTACTTCGTAAGTGTATTTACTCTTTTCAAGCACGGATACCGCACGGTTGGCGATAGGCCTATCGGATTCGGAACCCATAATTACTGAGATATCAACCATTTTTAGCTTCTCCTGAGCAGTCAGGGCAGGCTTCCTTTGCCGCTTAACTCGTTTTGGCGTTCAATACTCATCCTGATAAGAGTCTCAAAAATAGACTTTACAGACCCAAGATCAAGGTTGAGCTCGGTTGCGGCATTTAAAGCTCTGTTAATTACAACCTCATTTTGCTTCTGGTCATTTATCGAAGTCCCATTTATTCTTTTTGATTCAAGTACTCTTTCAGCCAGATTTACTCTTCTATCAATGAGGGCAAGAATTTCCCCATCAATCTCTTCTATTTCTCTGCGGACATCCTCAAGTTCGCTCAAGTGAACCCCTCGTTTTCTAAAGACATTGCGTCTCTGTTATTTATAGAGGTTTCTATAACCCTGCCTTCGATCCCACAGCTTTCCCAGGCCGACCTGAGTTCTTCAATCTGGTTTTCTTTGACAAGCGCAACATACGCCGGGCCCGACCCGGATAGACTTGCCCCTTTTACACCACATTCCAGGGCTCGAAGAATGCACTCAGTATCAAAACCAAGAGCGCTGCAGTAGAGAAAACCGTTTAAAGTCATTGCTTTTTCATACTCTCCTGCAAGTGCAAGTTCATATGCCATATCTATATACGGAGCAATGAGTTCTGAACGTTTAACATTTGTTTGTGAACTGAACACTTTTCTGTTAGGCGCAAAAATCAGGACTTTGGAATTGTATTCTTCTCTTTTAATCAGTTTCAATTCCCGGTTATCAGTGATCACAACTCCGCCGAAAAAAGAAGCACATGCGTCATCAAAAGATCCTGTTATGGTTACTTTTGCTTCTCTTGCAGCTTTTACCCCAAGTTTCACAGCATCAAGAGGAGGCATTGATTCACCTATAGCGTTTAAAGTTGCCAGCACAGTTGCATTGGCGGCTGCACTGCTGCTCTTAAGTCCACCTGCAAGAGGAATATTGCTGCTTGTTTTTACCTTGCCCCCAAGTTTAA
Coding sequences within:
- a CDS encoding chorismate mutase yields the protein MSELEDVRREIEEIDGEILALIDRRVNLAERVLESKRINGTSINDQKQNEVVINRALNAATELNLDLGSVKSIFETLIRMSIERQNELSGKGSLP
- a CDS encoding shikimate kinase, with amino-acid sequence MILEGHACASGAGTIIAAFATWKGAAFGTGLKTYSEVELSDREKKVHGSIEGMPEADTFLIERCVELVLEHFEIKLGGKVKTSSNIPLAGGLKSSSAAANATVLATLNAIGESMPPLDAVKLGVKAAREAKVTITGSFDDACASFFGGVVITDNRELKLIKREEYNSKVLIFAPNRKVFSSQTNVKRSELIAPYIDMAYELALAGEYEKAMTLNGFLYCSALGFDTECILRALECGVKGASLSGSGPAYVALVKENQIEELRSAWESCGIEGRVIETSINNRDAMSLENEGFT
- a CDS encoding 5-(carboxyamino)imidazole ribonucleotide mutase encodes the protein MVDISVIMGSESDRPIANRAVSVLEKSKYTYEVMVISAHRNPEELENYVSSTDAKVFITIAGLSAALPGVVASRTKRPVVGVPVSAKLGGLDALLSIAQMPPGVPVGSVGIDNGANGAHLALRILDLIDTAKP
- a CDS encoding DEAD/DEAH box helicase family protein, with translation MTNFAFLEAEWPSLYEAAEKASNAVYPDPRTACFYARRALELAVQWIYKYDYSLLLPYQENLSALIHEPTFKKVAGEAIFNKARVIIQLGNEAVHSNSSIQAYDSVTAVSELFHITYWLARTYARKEKPEPGLSFNPDDLPKTTVPKQTIEQLQNLENSLREKDEKLSLLLADKSAMDEELKRLRAEVAKAKEASALQPDTHDYSEAETRKSLIDLLLKEAGWALDKAQDREFEVSGMPNESGVGFVDYVLWGDDGKPLALVEAKRTTRDPQVGQQQAKLYADCLEKQFGQRPVIFYSNGYENWIWDDSSYPPRQVQGFYKKSELELLIQRRSSRRSLSGARINSKIADRYYQSRAIRRIGESIEQDNDRKALVVMATGAGKTRTVIALCDLLMRCNWVKRVLFLADRVALVNQAVNSFKRHLPDSAPVNLVTEKDTDGRVFVSTYPTMMKQIEEMNNGQRRFGSGHFDLVIIDEAHRSVFKKYRAIFDYFDSFLVGLTATPKNEIERNTYSLFDLEPGVPTDAYQLEEAVKDGFLVPPKAVSVPLKFQRQGINYDDLSDEDKEQWESLDWGDEEGEIPGRVEADAVNKWLFNKDTVDKVLAHLMERGLKVAGGDRLGKTILFAKNQAHAEYIAERFNASYPHFKGEFARVITFKTEYAQSLIDNFSIKEKAPHIAISVDMLDTGIDVPEVVNLVFFKLVRSRTKFWQMLGRGTRLCPDLFEPGTDKQFFYLFDYCQNLEFFSQNPETTDGSLGDSLGTRLFKSRLELLSVLDRKLESDSDCEAGAETSEIYGEPKTEAEVRFSVAGMLHSEIASMNLDNFVVRPRRRLVEKYSKPEAWIKLSSEDLSELSHEIAVLPSELQPEAEEAKRFDLLVLNLQLALLRAEPAFERLTNQVRNIAGLLEEKSAIPMVRDQMALILDVQTDEWWENVTTPMLESLRRRLRNLVKLVEKHHKKPIYTDFKDEIGSETDVELPGFAEAGDFEKFRAKTRAFLLEHQDNNVIHKLRMNIPLAAPDLDELERILSESGLGGPEEIVRAREVSNGLGLFVRSLIGLDREAAKQSLATFLTGKTLTANQIEFINLIINHLTEHGAMDAALLYESPFTDLTPQGPDGLFTSTQIDELIATLEQITATALVPPCSQQITA